In one Desulfoferula mesophila genomic region, the following are encoded:
- the gcvH gene encoding glycine cleavage system protein GcvH — translation MEVGGYNFPDDLYYDQNHYWAKVEGGVVIMGTTDLTQKLAGEITFVDVPEEGDEVTQGKPFGSIESGKWVGRVYAVVSGEVAEGNEELEDEPELINSDCYGDGWICKITPGDLAGDLSKLMQGEAYKEWVAAEIAKMEKDQA, via the coding sequence ATGGAAGTAGGCGGCTATAATTTTCCCGACGATCTCTACTATGACCAGAACCATTACTGGGCCAAGGTGGAGGGCGGCGTGGTGATAATGGGCACCACCGACCTCACCCAAAAACTGGCCGGCGAGATCACCTTCGTGGACGTGCCCGAGGAGGGCGACGAGGTGACCCAGGGCAAGCCCTTCGGCTCCATCGAGAGCGGCAAATGGGTGGGCCGGGTCTACGCCGTGGTCTCCGGCGAGGTGGCCGAGGGCAACGAGGAGTTGGAGGACGAGCCCGAGCTGATCAACTCCGACTGCTACGGCGATGGCTGGATCTGCAAGATCACCCCCGGCGATCTTGCCGGCGACCTGTCCAAGCTGATGCAGGGCGAGGCCTACAAGGAGTGGGTGGCCGCCGAGATCGCAAAGATGGAAAAGGACCAGGCCTAG
- a CDS encoding FAD-binding and (Fe-S)-binding domain-containing protein, translating into MEINQKLVEIVGEENVVTNPADCQAYSRDMSVHMAPPQVMVFAETTEQVSAILAACNEAGVPVIARGGGTSVTGAALAPKGGVLLNLIRMNKILEINLPDHYARVQCGVVCGALNAAVAEKGFFFPPDPGSAGIATIGGMINTNASGIRAVKYGTTKDYVMALKVVLADGRVLDTGSKAPKTSSGYNLSQLFCASEGTLGVITEATMKILPAPAYAISARLEFPDIQTAGDAVTEMLTSGVPIATCEILDNVSIAVLAKAIDLKVAEGVGCMIMLELDGHRAAVEDYVKQVDDIAGKHSLIGAKWTDDPVEKAPLWEARHRLVPAMSRLKPGYRLVPLMEDFGVPMTKIPETIRQIQAIGEKHGFPIATFGHIGDGNLHATFIMDVKKSDEWEAVKKIVLEFVELTAAMEGTMSAEHGLGMAKAPVIVKELGATGLEVMQTIKDAMDPKGVLNPGKLGLRGSIEDVYDTSGFEPLRLQTGEVNTFGEVDNEIVACIQCGFCRLGCPTYAQTDLESMNAKGRITLAFSLLAGHMQPSVEMADRLYKCMLCLNCKYTCPAQINLAAVVQAARKRLVETGYLPEIFVKLMSDMVEAGNPFSMPRDTRTDSYPVGYEPKPGADTLLHLGCVASYQDVKIIPAVMKILDAAGIEFTTLGKEENCCGYLAYLVGDMETFHTVAAANDKIFKEQGVNTLLTTCAGCYKTFEDVYPHQGHGDGYKPEHVVFLLERLINEGKLSFEPDGKPMKAIYHDPCDLGRHLGVYEPPREVIKALPGVELLEFPQNRTLAKCCGGGGGVKAFANELGGDIAFERIKVAIAQGADTVVSACPSCKNSLNQAAARARKEKLGKIKVMDITELVASRLAK; encoded by the coding sequence ATGGAGATCAACCAGAAGCTTGTGGAGATCGTGGGGGAGGAGAACGTAGTCACCAACCCGGCCGACTGCCAGGCCTACAGCCGGGACATGTCGGTGCACATGGCCCCGCCCCAGGTGATGGTATTCGCCGAGACCACCGAGCAGGTGAGCGCCATCCTGGCCGCCTGTAACGAGGCCGGGGTGCCGGTGATCGCCCGGGGCGGCGGCACCAGCGTGACCGGCGCGGCCCTGGCCCCCAAGGGCGGGGTGCTCTTGAACCTCATCCGCATGAACAAGATCCTGGAGATCAACCTGCCCGACCACTACGCCAGGGTGCAGTGCGGCGTGGTCTGCGGGGCGCTTAACGCGGCGGTGGCCGAAAAGGGCTTCTTCTTCCCGCCCGATCCGGGCAGCGCGGGCATCGCCACCATCGGCGGCATGATCAACACCAACGCCAGCGGCATCCGGGCGGTGAAGTACGGCACCACCAAGGATTACGTCATGGCGCTCAAGGTGGTGCTGGCCGACGGGCGCGTTCTGGACACCGGGTCCAAGGCGCCCAAGACTTCCAGCGGCTACAACCTGTCCCAGCTCTTCTGCGCCTCGGAGGGCACCCTGGGGGTGATCACCGAGGCTACCATGAAGATCCTGCCCGCTCCGGCCTACGCCATCAGCGCCCGCCTGGAGTTCCCGGACATCCAGACCGCCGGCGACGCGGTGACCGAGATGCTCACCTCCGGGGTGCCCATCGCCACCTGCGAGATTTTGGACAACGTGTCCATCGCGGTGTTGGCCAAGGCCATCGACCTCAAGGTGGCCGAGGGCGTGGGCTGCATGATCATGCTGGAGTTGGACGGCCACCGCGCGGCGGTGGAGGACTACGTCAAGCAGGTAGACGACATCGCGGGCAAGCACAGCCTGATCGGCGCCAAGTGGACCGACGACCCGGTGGAAAAGGCCCCCCTGTGGGAGGCCCGCCACCGCCTGGTGCCGGCCATGAGCCGCCTCAAGCCCGGCTATCGCCTGGTGCCTTTGATGGAAGACTTCGGGGTGCCCATGACCAAGATCCCCGAGACCATCCGCCAGATCCAGGCCATCGGTGAAAAGCACGGCTTCCCCATCGCCACCTTCGGCCACATCGGCGACGGCAACCTGCACGCCACCTTCATCATGGACGTGAAAAAGTCCGACGAGTGGGAGGCGGTCAAGAAGATCGTCTTGGAGTTCGTGGAGCTCACCGCGGCCATGGAAGGCACCATGAGCGCCGAGCACGGCCTGGGCATGGCCAAAGCCCCGGTGATCGTCAAGGAGCTGGGGGCCACCGGCCTGGAGGTGATGCAGACCATCAAGGACGCCATGGACCCCAAGGGGGTGCTCAACCCCGGCAAGCTGGGCCTGAGGGGCTCCATCGAGGATGTCTACGACACCAGCGGCTTCGAACCCCTGCGCCTGCAAACGGGCGAGGTCAACACCTTCGGCGAGGTGGACAACGAGATCGTGGCCTGCATCCAGTGCGGCTTCTGCCGCCTGGGCTGCCCCACCTACGCCCAGACCGACCTGGAGTCCATGAACGCCAAGGGGCGCATCACCCTGGCCTTCAGCCTGCTGGCCGGGCACATGCAGCCCTCGGTGGAGATGGCAGACCGTTTGTACAAGTGCATGCTCTGCCTGAACTGCAAATACACCTGCCCGGCCCAGATCAACCTGGCCGCCGTGGTGCAGGCCGCCCGCAAGCGCCTGGTGGAAACCGGCTACCTGCCCGAGATATTCGTCAAGCTCATGAGCGACATGGTGGAGGCGGGCAACCCCTTCAGCATGCCCCGCGACACCCGCACCGACTCCTACCCCGTGGGCTATGAGCCCAAGCCGGGCGCCGACACCCTGCTGCACCTGGGCTGCGTGGCCTCTTACCAGGACGTGAAGATCATCCCCGCGGTGATGAAGATCCTGGACGCGGCGGGTATAGAGTTCACTACCCTGGGCAAGGAAGAAAACTGCTGCGGCTACCTGGCCTATTTGGTGGGGGACATGGAAACCTTCCACACCGTGGCCGCGGCCAATGACAAGATTTTCAAGGAGCAGGGGGTGAACACCCTGCTCACCACCTGCGCGGGCTGCTACAAGACCTTCGAGGACGTCTATCCCCACCAGGGCCACGGCGACGGCTACAAGCCCGAGCACGTGGTGTTCCTGCTGGAAAGGCTCATCAACGAGGGCAAGCTGAGCTTCGAGCCCGACGGCAAGCCCATGAAGGCCATCTACCACGACCCCTGCGACCTGGGCCGCCACCTGGGGGTGTACGAACCGCCCCGCGAGGTGATCAAGGCCCTGCCGGGGGTGGAGCTCTTGGAGTTCCCCCAGAACCGCACCCTGGCCAAGTGCTGCGGCGGCGGCGGCGGGGTCAAGGCCTTTGCCAACGAGTTGGGCGGCGACATCGCCTTCGAGCGCATCAAGGTGGCCATCGCCCAGGGAGCGGACACCGTGGTCAGCGCCTGTCCCTCCTGCAAGAACTCCCTGAACCAGGCTGCGGCCCGGGCCCGCAAGGAAAAGCTGGGCAAGATAAAGGTGATGGACATCACCGAGCTGGTGGCTTCGCGCCTGGCCAAATAG
- the hemW gene encoding radical SAM family heme chaperone HemW, with the protein MPPGLGLYLHLPFCPARCPYCDFNAKTYDHGEARRLLAGLAVHLGRIASLAGGRRLATVYFGGGTPAMLPAAVLASLLAQISEAPGLEPTAEISLEANPGALSPLKLTALRAAGFNRLSLGAQSFDPSLLKALGRRHSPESTRRAVAAARRAGFANLNLDLIYGLPGQSPALAAADLEAALALEPEHLSLYELTLSPGTPFGRHFRPGRPPLPGDEEIVQMEERAERLLEAVGLRRYEVSNYARPGLECRHNQATWQGGDYLSLGPGAHGHLAGVRWAWVADPSEYCRLVEAGEEPLAMREELSPEQRALELILLGLRTVRGVELAPLAVLLGANPRRVYARALAELHRQGWGRIAQGRIIPTRAGLNMADAAAALFA; encoded by the coding sequence ATGCCGCCAGGGCTGGGCCTATATCTGCATCTGCCCTTTTGCCCGGCCCGCTGCCCCTATTGCGACTTCAACGCCAAGACCTACGACCACGGCGAGGCCCGCCGCCTTCTGGCGGGCCTCGCCGTTCATTTGGGCCGCATCGCGTCCCTGGCCGGGGGGCGCCGCCTGGCCACCGTCTACTTCGGCGGCGGCACCCCGGCCATGCTGCCCGCCGCCGTCCTGGCCTCCCTGTTGGCCCAAATAAGCGAGGCCCCGGGCCTGGAACCCACGGCGGAAATCTCCCTGGAGGCCAACCCCGGGGCCCTCTCCCCGCTCAAGCTGACGGCCCTGCGCGCCGCCGGTTTCAACCGCCTGTCCCTGGGAGCCCAGAGCTTCGACCCCTCCCTGCTGAAGGCCCTGGGCCGCCGCCACTCGCCGGAGAGCACCCGCCGGGCGGTGGCCGCCGCCCGCAGGGCTGGTTTCGCCAACCTGAACCTGGACCTCATCTACGGCCTGCCCGGCCAGAGCCCGGCCCTGGCCGCGGCCGACCTGGAGGCCGCCCTGGCCCTGGAGCCGGAGCACCTGTCCCTCTACGAACTGACCCTGTCGCCCGGCACCCCCTTTGGCCGCCACTTTCGCCCCGGCCGCCCTCCCCTGCCCGGCGACGAGGAGATCGTTCAGATGGAGGAGCGGGCCGAGCGGTTGCTGGAGGCCGTTGGGCTCAGGCGCTACGAGGTGAGCAACTACGCCCGGCCGGGACTCGAATGCCGCCACAACCAGGCCACCTGGCAGGGGGGTGATTACCTGTCCCTGGGGCCGGGGGCCCACGGCCATCTGGCCGGGGTGCGCTGGGCCTGGGTGGCCGACCCCTCGGAGTATTGCCGCTTGGTGGAGGCGGGCGAGGAACCGCTGGCCATGCGCGAGGAACTGAGCCCCGAGCAGCGGGCCCTGGAGCTGATCCTCCTGGGGCTGCGCACGGTGCGCGGGGTGGAGCTGGCCCCCCTGGCGGTGCTTTTGGGGGCCAACCCCCGCCGGGTCTACGCCAGGGCCCTGGCCGAGCTGCACCGGCAAGGCTGGGGACGCATCGCCCAGGGCCGCATCATCCCCACCCGGGCCGGGCTCAACATGGCCGACGCGGCGGCCGCCCTGTTCGCCTGA
- the topA gene encoding type I DNA topoisomerase, protein MAKNLLIVESPAKARTIKKYLGNDFSVKASVGHVVDLPKKRLGVDLDKEFTPEYQVIKGKEKVVRELKKAAESAQEVYLAPDPDREGEAIAWHIAHQLGRPLDSYHRVLFHELTKDAIKKAVAEPVHLDPHRYDSQQARRILDRLVGYQISPLLWEKVRGGLSAGRVQSVALRLIVERERAIQAFEAREYWSVTAALAGDQPPRFSAKLVEVGGKKFEPGNEAEAMAGVAAIQSGPFTVAKINKRQVKRRPAPPFITSTLQQEAYRKLGFTTKKTMTLAQKLYEGKETGEGAVGLITYMRTDSTRLAQPAVAEARDIIGERYGAEYVPPKPNVYKSRSGAQDAHEAIRPTSGARAPEDMTKYLSGDELKLYRLIWQRFLASQMAPALYDRTQADIASGTGVLRANGQIKTFPGFTAVYEEGKDQGDEVEQEGLLPPLAQGQELKLEGIEPKQHFTQPPPRFSEASLVKELEEKGIGRPSTYSAILSTLVDRKYVSKVKRQLAPTEMGLVVNDLLVESFPQIMEVDFTAQLEQSLDQVEEGKRDWRKLLDDFYGPFARALDEAKSTMRQVKGKGLITDVDCPECGKKMAIRLGKHGEFLACSGYPECKTTFDFSRDEKGNIIPDEPAPDPGIACEKCGAPMAVKKGRYGPFLACTAYPKCSHILPLDENGQAMEKPAAEPLGEDCPKCGEPLVIKPTRSGGRFISCSGYPKCRYSRGLPVGVACPKCGGEIVEKRSRRGKNFYGCDNYPKCDYATWSKPVAKACPACGHPFVVEKKKGVGTVCPECKAEQD, encoded by the coding sequence ATGGCCAAAAACCTGCTCATAGTCGAATCGCCGGCCAAGGCCCGCACCATCAAGAAGTACCTGGGCAATGATTTCTCGGTCAAAGCCTCGGTGGGACACGTGGTGGACCTGCCCAAAAAACGCCTGGGGGTGGACCTGGACAAGGAGTTCACTCCGGAATACCAGGTGATCAAGGGCAAGGAAAAGGTGGTCCGCGAACTCAAGAAAGCCGCGGAAAGCGCCCAGGAGGTCTACCTGGCCCCCGACCCCGACCGCGAGGGCGAAGCCATCGCCTGGCACATCGCCCACCAGTTGGGTCGGCCGTTGGACAGCTACCACCGGGTGCTGTTCCACGAGCTGACCAAGGACGCCATCAAGAAGGCGGTGGCCGAGCCGGTGCACCTGGACCCCCACCGCTACGACAGCCAGCAGGCCCGGCGCATCCTGGACCGTCTGGTGGGCTATCAGATCTCGCCCCTGTTGTGGGAAAAGGTGCGCGGCGGCCTGTCGGCCGGGCGGGTGCAGTCGGTGGCCCTTCGGCTCATCGTGGAGCGCGAGCGGGCCATCCAGGCCTTTGAGGCCCGCGAATACTGGAGCGTGACCGCCGCCCTGGCCGGGGACCAGCCGCCCCGCTTCAGCGCCAAGCTGGTGGAGGTGGGGGGCAAGAAGTTCGAGCCCGGCAACGAGGCCGAGGCCATGGCCGGAGTGGCGGCCATTCAGAGCGGCCCCTTCACCGTGGCCAAGATCAACAAGCGCCAGGTAAAACGCCGCCCGGCCCCGCCGTTTATCACCAGCACCCTGCAGCAGGAGGCCTATCGCAAGCTGGGCTTCACCACCAAGAAGACCATGACCCTGGCCCAGAAGCTCTACGAGGGCAAGGAGACCGGCGAGGGCGCGGTGGGTCTGATCACCTACATGCGTACCGACTCCACCCGCCTGGCCCAGCCCGCCGTGGCCGAGGCCCGCGATATCATCGGTGAGCGCTACGGGGCCGAGTACGTGCCCCCCAAACCCAACGTGTACAAGTCGCGCTCCGGGGCCCAGGACGCCCACGAGGCCATCCGCCCCACCAGCGGGGCCCGCGCCCCCGAGGACATGACTAAATACCTGAGCGGCGACGAGCTCAAGCTCTACCGCCTCATCTGGCAGCGCTTTTTGGCCAGCCAGATGGCCCCGGCCCTCTACGACCGCACCCAGGCCGACATCGCCTCGGGCACCGGGGTGCTCCGGGCCAACGGCCAGATCAAGACCTTCCCCGGTTTCACCGCCGTGTACGAGGAGGGCAAGGACCAGGGCGACGAGGTGGAGCAGGAGGGCCTGCTGCCCCCGCTGGCCCAGGGCCAGGAGCTCAAGCTGGAGGGCATCGAGCCCAAGCAGCACTTCACCCAGCCGCCGCCGCGCTTTTCCGAGGCCAGCCTGGTCAAGGAGCTGGAGGAAAAGGGCATCGGCCGCCCCTCCACCTATTCGGCCATCCTCTCCACCCTGGTGGACCGCAAGTACGTGAGCAAGGTCAAGCGCCAGCTGGCCCCCACCGAGATGGGCCTGGTGGTCAACGACCTGTTGGTGGAGAGCTTCCCCCAGATCATGGAGGTGGACTTCACCGCCCAGCTGGAGCAAAGCCTGGACCAGGTGGAGGAGGGCAAGCGCGACTGGCGCAAGCTGTTGGACGACTTCTACGGCCCCTTTGCCCGGGCCCTGGACGAGGCCAAGTCCACCATGCGCCAGGTAAAGGGCAAGGGACTCATCACCGACGTGGACTGCCCCGAGTGCGGCAAGAAGATGGCCATCCGCCTGGGCAAGCACGGCGAGTTCCTGGCCTGCTCCGGCTACCCGGAGTGCAAGACCACCTTTGACTTCAGCCGGGACGAAAAGGGCAACATCATCCCCGACGAGCCCGCCCCGGACCCGGGCATCGCCTGCGAAAAGTGCGGCGCGCCCATGGCCGTCAAAAAGGGCCGCTATGGCCCCTTCCTGGCCTGCACCGCCTATCCCAAATGCAGCCACATCCTGCCCCTGGACGAAAACGGTCAGGCCATGGAAAAGCCGGCCGCCGAGCCCCTGGGCGAGGACTGCCCCAAGTGCGGCGAGCCCCTGGTGATCAAGCCCACCCGCAGCGGAGGGCGCTTCATCTCCTGCTCGGGCTACCCCAAGTGCCGCTACAGCCGGGGCCTGCCCGTGGGCGTGGCCTGCCCCAAATGCGGGGGCGAGATCGTGGAAAAGCGCTCCCGCCGGGGCAAGAACTTCTACGGCTGCGACAACTACCCCAAGTGCGACTACGCCACCTGGAGCAAGCCGGTGGCCAAAGCCTGCCCCGCCTGCGGCCATCCCTTTGTGGTGGAGAAGAAGAAGGGGGTGGGGACCGTGTGCCCCGAATGCAAGGCCGAACAGGACTGA
- a CDS encoding MFS transporter, which yields MTDTTLQRAALTLAVISSFVTPVMASAVNLALPDLGRRMALDAVTLSWVQTAYILTTAVCVVPSGRLGDILGRKRVFIWGMSCFALASLLACLAPNIVVVLAARVAQGVGSSMVFGTGMAILSEAYPPGQRGRALGINVAAIYIGLSLGPLLGGLMTSYLTWRSVFALVVPPSALALWVAVYKLDAEWAEAKGEHFDLLGSLFYALALVGLILGLTRLPSWGGGGLALAGLAFLLVFGWWEGRSPAPVFPVRLIKTNRPFAFSSLAALINYAAVFAVTFLLSLYLQQVKGFSASLAGLILVAQPVMQAILSPMAGRLSDRVQPRLVASLGMGLTALGLAGLALLRADSPVAYVVGCLMLNGIGFGVFSSPNMNAIMSSVAPRYYGIASGTVAAMRLMGQMVSMGIAASVLAMFVGPVQITPAAYPALVTSLKVTFLICCLLCVAGIFASLSRGELPKDKK from the coding sequence ATGACCGACACCACCCTGCAGCGCGCCGCCCTCACCCTGGCGGTCATCAGTTCCTTCGTGACCCCGGTCATGGCCTCGGCGGTCAACCTGGCCCTGCCCGACCTGGGCCGGCGCATGGCCCTGGACGCGGTGACCCTCTCCTGGGTGCAGACCGCCTATATTCTGACCACCGCGGTGTGCGTGGTGCCCTCGGGGCGGCTGGGCGACATCCTGGGGCGTAAGCGGGTCTTTATCTGGGGCATGAGCTGCTTCGCCCTGGCCTCGCTGCTGGCCTGCCTGGCCCCCAACATCGTGGTGGTGCTCGCGGCCCGGGTGGCCCAGGGGGTGGGCAGCTCCATGGTCTTCGGCACGGGCATGGCCATCCTCTCGGAGGCCTACCCCCCCGGCCAGCGGGGCCGGGCCCTGGGCATCAACGTGGCGGCCATCTACATTGGCCTGTCCCTGGGCCCCCTGCTGGGCGGCCTGATGACCAGCTACCTCACCTGGCGCAGCGTCTTCGCCCTGGTGGTGCCCCCCAGCGCCCTGGCGCTGTGGGTGGCCGTGTACAAGCTGGACGCGGAGTGGGCCGAGGCCAAGGGCGAGCACTTCGACCTGTTGGGCTCGCTGTTCTACGCCCTGGCCCTGGTGGGCCTCATCCTGGGCCTGACCCGCCTGCCCTCCTGGGGCGGCGGAGGGCTGGCCCTGGCGGGCCTGGCCTTTTTGCTCGTCTTCGGCTGGTGGGAGGGCCGCAGCCCGGCCCCTGTGTTTCCGGTGCGCCTGATCAAGACCAACCGACCCTTCGCCTTTTCCAGCCTGGCCGCGCTGATCAACTACGCCGCGGTGTTCGCGGTCACCTTTTTGCTCAGCTTGTATCTGCAGCAGGTCAAGGGCTTCAGCGCTTCGCTGGCCGGGCTGATCCTGGTGGCCCAGCCGGTGATGCAGGCCATTCTCTCGCCCATGGCCGGGCGCCTCTCCGACCGGGTGCAGCCGCGCCTGGTGGCCTCGCTGGGCATGGGGCTCACCGCCCTGGGCCTGGCCGGGCTGGCCCTGCTGCGCGCCGACAGCCCGGTGGCCTACGTGGTGGGCTGCCTGATGCTCAACGGCATCGGCTTCGGGGTGTTCTCCTCGCCCAACATGAACGCCATCATGTCTTCGGTGGCCCCGCGCTATTACGGCATCGCCTCGGGCACCGTGGCCGCCATGCGCCTGATGGGCCAGATGGTCTCCATGGGCATCGCCGCCTCGGTGTTGGCCATGTTCGTGGGACCGGTGCAGATAACCCCGGCCGCCTATCCCGCCCTGGTCACCAGCCTAAAGGTCACCTTCCTCATCTGCTGCCTGTTGTGCGTGGCCGGCATCTTCGCCTCGCTCAGCCGGGGGGAGTTGCCCAAGGACAAGAAGTAG
- a CDS encoding long-chain-fatty-acid--CoA ligase, with protein sequence MAQDLGDRPWYGDWPQNVPKWIDFPKISLSDMLRESAASYPEDKAIVFLDSVMTYRELDDAVDRFATALANLGLKKGDVLALMLPNSFQFVITFYACQRLGMTATAINPTYKALEIKHHLNDSGAKALVVLDSVYAEAGRILDQTQVKHLIGTNITDLVKMSGLKKWLGKKLGKIPTGQMPQGTLSYKQLLATAPNPPSVEIDPVNDIAALQYTGGTTGTPKGAMLTSYNLVSNALSGKAWIGVNFPRDAGWVGVLPLFHVFAMTCCMNSAIASGGFMLLFPKPPDTMLEWAEQIQKWGKGTQLCMAGVAVLFNKINNTKGLEAYDLSPLTACLSGAGPLPRDVQMKFEEKIGAKVVEGYGLSESSPVVTANPFVIPEGHERVMGSIGIPFPNTDCKIMDLETGDNQLGYGPDQVGELCVKGPQVMKGYLNRPDETARTLRDGWLYTGDIAYMADNGYIFIMDRAKDLVKFKGFSVFPKEVEDYMFSHPDILEVAVIGLPHPKVGEILKAFVVLQPDKVGQVSEDDIIAWCKENMTHYKVPSIVEFRDELPKTMVGKVLRRVLKEEEAAKKV encoded by the coding sequence ATGGCCCAGGACCTTGGCGACCGCCCCTGGTACGGCGACTGGCCGCAGAACGTCCCCAAATGGATCGATTTCCCCAAGATAAGCCTTAGCGACATGCTGCGGGAGTCCGCCGCCTCTTATCCTGAGGACAAGGCCATTGTGTTCTTGGACTCGGTGATGACCTATCGGGAGCTGGACGACGCGGTGGACCGCTTCGCCACCGCCCTGGCCAACCTGGGGCTCAAAAAGGGCGACGTATTGGCCCTGATGCTGCCCAACTCCTTCCAGTTCGTCATCACCTTCTACGCCTGTCAGCGCCTGGGCATGACCGCCACGGCCATCAACCCCACCTACAAGGCGTTGGAGATCAAACACCACCTGAATGACTCCGGGGCCAAGGCCCTGGTGGTGCTGGACTCGGTGTACGCCGAGGCCGGGCGCATCCTGGACCAGACCCAGGTCAAGCACCTCATCGGCACCAACATCACCGACCTGGTCAAGATGAGCGGGCTCAAGAAATGGCTGGGCAAGAAGCTGGGCAAGATTCCCACCGGCCAGATGCCTCAGGGGACCCTGAGCTACAAGCAGCTGCTCGCCACCGCGCCCAACCCGCCCTCGGTGGAGATCGACCCGGTAAACGACATCGCGGCCCTGCAGTACACCGGCGGCACCACCGGCACCCCCAAGGGGGCCATGCTCACCTCCTACAACCTGGTGAGCAACGCCCTGAGCGGCAAGGCCTGGATCGGCGTCAACTTCCCCCGGGATGCGGGCTGGGTGGGGGTTCTGCCCCTGTTCCACGTCTTCGCCATGACCTGCTGCATGAACTCGGCCATCGCCTCCGGCGGCTTCATGCTGCTGTTCCCCAAGCCGCCCGATACCATGCTGGAGTGGGCCGAGCAGATCCAGAAGTGGGGCAAGGGCACCCAGCTGTGCATGGCCGGGGTGGCGGTGCTGTTCAACAAGATCAACAACACCAAGGGCCTGGAGGCCTACGACCTCAGCCCCCTTACCGCCTGCCTCTCCGGGGCGGGCCCCCTGCCCCGCGACGTGCAGATGAAGTTCGAGGAAAAGATCGGGGCCAAGGTGGTGGAGGGCTACGGGCTCAGCGAGTCCTCCCCGGTGGTCACGGCCAACCCCTTTGTCATCCCCGAGGGCCATGAACGGGTCATGGGCTCCATCGGCATCCCCTTCCCCAACACCGACTGCAAGATCATGGACCTGGAGACCGGCGACAACCAGCTGGGCTACGGGCCGGACCAGGTGGGCGAGCTGTGCGTGAAGGGCCCCCAGGTGATGAAGGGCTACCTCAACCGTCCCGACGAGACCGCCCGCACCCTGCGCGACGGCTGGCTCTACACCGGCGACATCGCCTACATGGCTGATAACGGCTACATCTTCATCATGGACCGGGCCAAGGACCTGGTGAAGTTCAAGGGCTTCAGCGTCTTCCCCAAGGAGGTGGAGGACTACATGTTCAGCCACCCGGACATCCTGGAGGTGGCGGTGATCGGCCTGCCTCATCCCAAGGTGGGTGAGATCCTCAAGGCCTTCGTGGTGCTGCAGCCGGACAAGGTGGGCCAGGTGAGCGAGGATGACATCATCGCCTGGTGCAAGGAGAACATGACCCATTACAAGGTCCCCTCCATCGTTGAGTTCCGCGACGAGCTGCCCAAGACCATGGTGGGCAAGGTGCTCAGGCGGGTGCTCAAGGAGGAGGAAGCCGCCAAGAAGGTCTGA
- the dprA gene encoding DNA-processing protein DprA: protein MEGKTRAQGSQELLDWLGLKLIPGVGSVTFARLVEAFGSPGAALGAPLAALEALPRLRPQVARAVHRQAWESDPQEQLERLDKLGGRLLIQSDPDYPPFLAGIHAPPPLLYLLGDLAPCHEGGVAVVGSRAMSPYGRRLAAELGRDVARHGVSLVSGLARGVDAVAHAGALEAGGHSVGVLGCGLDVVYPRENRELIARMAAQGAVVSEFPLGAQPVAANFPVRNRVISGLSRAVVVVEAGLKSGSLITARHALEQGREVFAVPGPVGSATSAGSNQLIKEGARLLTSSRDLFEPGALPPGPGPGAPRPMEPGELSPAEAELLELVGPEPQHIDQIGRASGLAPGELATLLLNLVLAERVVELPGKLYVLNL from the coding sequence ATGGAAGGAAAAACACGAGCCCAGGGCTCCCAGGAGCTCTTGGATTGGCTGGGGCTGAAGCTCATTCCCGGCGTGGGAAGCGTCACCTTCGCCCGCCTGGTGGAGGCCTTCGGCAGCCCCGGCGCGGCCTTGGGCGCTCCCCTGGCCGCCCTGGAGGCCCTGCCCCGCCTCAGGCCCCAGGTGGCCCGGGCGGTGCACCGCCAAGCCTGGGAGTCCGACCCCCAGGAGCAGCTCGAGCGCCTCGACAAGCTGGGCGGCCGACTGCTCATCCAAAGCGATCCCGACTACCCGCCCTTTTTGGCGGGCATCCACGCCCCGCCTCCCTTGCTCTACCTGCTGGGCGATCTGGCCCCCTGCCATGAGGGGGGCGTCGCGGTGGTGGGCAGCCGGGCCATGAGCCCCTACGGCCGCCGCCTGGCCGCGGAACTGGGCCGCGACGTGGCCCGCCACGGGGTGAGCCTGGTCTCGGGCCTGGCCCGGGGGGTGGACGCCGTGGCCCACGCCGGGGCCCTGGAGGCGGGGGGCCACAGCGTGGGGGTGTTGGGCTGCGGCCTGGACGTGGTCTATCCCCGCGAGAACCGCGAGCTCATCGCCCGCATGGCCGCCCAGGGCGCGGTGGTGAGCGAATTTCCCCTGGGCGCCCAGCCCGTGGCGGCCAACTTCCCGGTGCGTAACCGGGTGATCAGCGGGCTGAGCCGGGCCGTGGTGGTGGTGGAGGCGGGCCTCAAGAGCGGATCGTTGATCACCGCCCGCCACGCCCTGGAACAGGGTCGCGAGGTGTTCGCGGTGCCCGGCCCGGTGGGCTCGGCCACTAGCGCGGGCAGCAATCAACTGATAAAGGAAGGGGCCCGGCTGCTCACAAGCAGCCGCGATCTTTTCGAGCCCGGCGCCCTGCCGCCGGGGCCGGGGCCGGGAGCCCCGCGGCCCATGGAGCCCGGCGAGCTGAGCCCGGCCGAGGCCGAACTTTTGGAGCTGGTGGGGCCCGAGCCCCAGCACATAGACCAGATAGGCCGGGCCAGCGGCCTGGCCCCCGGCGAGTTGGCCACCCTTTTGCTCAACCTGGTGTTGGCCGAGAGGGTGGTGGAGTTGCCGGGCAAGCTTTATGTGCTTAACCTGTAG